In Candidatus Binatia bacterium, one DNA window encodes the following:
- a CDS encoding helix-turn-helix domain-containing protein, which translates to MRGASAATLQTVSGPKQARSERTLYRLLDAAESLIAERGLAGLSIPEVVRRAGSSVGGFYARFRDKNELLRALEERFFLEVQARLDALADERRWEGAPIADIVVAAVDELVSVTASRRHLIRAFLFRATQDVQIRDDAVSFRNRAAERIAALLVGRSPNFRHPDPVLAIDLGVQAAFALMNEHVLLEGTHAAGRTLGLDELKREVARMFIAYVGIPDGASAGAARASQPRKPKTNTKQKRL; encoded by the coding sequence ATGCGGGGAGCGAGCGCGGCGACGCTGCAGACCGTGAGCGGGCCGAAGCAGGCCCGCAGCGAGCGGACCCTCTACCGCCTGCTCGACGCCGCCGAGTCGCTGATCGCCGAGCGCGGCCTCGCGGGGCTGTCGATCCCCGAGGTGGTGCGCCGCGCCGGCTCGTCGGTCGGCGGCTTCTACGCGCGCTTTCGCGACAAGAACGAGCTCCTGCGCGCGCTCGAGGAGCGCTTCTTCCTCGAGGTCCAGGCGCGGCTCGACGCGCTCGCCGACGAGCGCCGCTGGGAGGGCGCGCCGATCGCCGACATCGTCGTCGCCGCGGTCGACGAGCTGGTCAGCGTCACGGCGTCGCGCCGCCACCTGATCCGCGCCTTCCTGTTCCGCGCCACGCAGGACGTGCAGATCCGCGACGACGCGGTGAGCTTCCGCAATCGCGCCGCGGAGCGCATCGCCGCGCTGCTGGTCGGCCGGTCGCCGAACTTCCGGCACCCCGATCCGGTGCTCGCCATCGACCTCGGCGTCCAGGCCGCGTTCGCGCTGATGAACGAGCACGTGCTCCTCGAGGGCACGCACGCGGCGGGACGCACGCTCGGGCTCGACGAGCTCAAGCGCGAGGTCGCGCGCATGTTCATCGCCTACGTCGGCATCCCGGACGGCGCGAGCGCCGGCGCGGCGCGCGCGTCGCAGCCGCGGAAGCCCAAGACCAACACGAAGCAGAAGAGGCTCTAG
- the recD gene encoding exodeoxyribonuclease V subunit alpha, with the protein MITLAQLRAAGVLSPLDEQFALTLARLADERDPSIVLAAALASRQVGLGHTCLDLRRLVHERTLVAEGGERTIEIRWPELERWCAALRASPLVGAPDDPDEATPLVLDAQGRLYLRRYWSHEQRLAAAIRARASDDGQRGGARNDELEAALDRLFGPASASPEAPPSGATPVAVPSAPPAPSSTARSRGARDDRQLALQLDAPSSDARSDTSSNARPDASASRGDDAQRAAARTAATRRLCVISGGPGTGKTSTVVKILALLAEQRLRAGEPPPRALLLAPTGKAAMRLTESIRNAKAQLACDDEVRAAIPEASSTIHRALGVIEGSTTRFRHHRDNPLPADVVLVDEASMVDLALMARLVDAVPDEARLILLGDKDQLASVEAGAVLGELCAEPRDDGPLGRCIVHLTRSWRYRPGSGIEALARAINAGDAARALEIVADPAYPDVTRVDPARDQALSPALEAQVMDGFAPYFEASDAGERLRALERFRVLCAHRRGPHGVETANSEIESALATAGRIERGGGATYAGRPIIVTRNDYQLELFNGDVGTIVEVGGRKLAFFAAADGAQRLLSPARLPPHETVFAMTVHKSQGSEFDRVAVLLGDRPSPLMTRELLYTAVTRARQSVVLHATEEVIAAAVARPTERASGLRDALRG; encoded by the coding sequence GTGATCACCCTCGCCCAGCTGCGCGCCGCGGGCGTGCTGAGCCCGCTCGACGAGCAGTTCGCGCTCACGCTCGCGCGGCTCGCCGACGAGCGCGACCCGAGCATCGTGCTGGCGGCGGCGCTCGCGAGCCGTCAGGTCGGGCTCGGCCACACCTGCCTCGATCTGCGCCGCTTGGTCCACGAGCGCACGCTGGTCGCCGAGGGCGGCGAGAGAACGATCGAGATCCGCTGGCCGGAGCTCGAGCGCTGGTGCGCGGCGCTGCGCGCGAGCCCGCTCGTCGGCGCGCCCGACGATCCCGACGAGGCGACACCGCTCGTCCTCGACGCGCAGGGTCGGCTCTACCTGCGTCGCTACTGGTCGCACGAGCAGCGGCTCGCGGCCGCGATCCGCGCCCGCGCAAGCGACGACGGGCAGCGCGGCGGCGCGCGCAACGACGAGCTCGAGGCGGCGCTCGATCGGCTGTTCGGACCGGCGTCCGCTTCGCCAGAGGCGCCGCCCTCTGGTGCGACGCCCGTCGCTGTGCCGTCCGCGCCACCGGCCCCCTCGAGCACGGCGCGCTCGCGCGGCGCGCGCGACGACCGCCAGCTCGCGCTGCAGCTCGACGCGCCGTCGAGCGACGCTCGCTCGGACACGTCAAGCAACGCCCGGCCGGACGCGTCCGCCAGCCGCGGCGACGACGCGCAGCGCGCGGCCGCGCGCACGGCGGCGACGCGGCGGCTGTGCGTCATCAGCGGCGGTCCCGGGACCGGCAAGACCTCGACCGTCGTCAAGATCCTCGCCCTGCTCGCCGAGCAGCGGCTGCGCGCCGGCGAGCCGCCGCCGCGCGCGCTGCTGCTCGCGCCGACCGGCAAGGCGGCGATGCGGCTCACCGAGTCGATCCGCAACGCGAAGGCGCAGCTCGCCTGCGACGACGAGGTGCGCGCCGCGATCCCCGAGGCGAGCTCGACGATCCACCGCGCGCTCGGCGTCATCGAGGGCAGCACGACGCGCTTTCGCCACCACCGCGACAACCCGCTGCCGGCGGACGTCGTGCTGGTCGACGAGGCGTCGATGGTCGACCTCGCGCTGATGGCGCGGCTGGTCGACGCCGTGCCCGACGAGGCGCGTCTCATCCTGCTCGGCGACAAGGACCAGCTCGCGTCGGTCGAGGCGGGAGCGGTGCTCGGCGAGCTGTGCGCGGAGCCGCGCGACGACGGACCGCTCGGGCGCTGCATCGTCCACCTGACGCGGAGCTGGCGCTACCGGCCGGGCAGCGGCATCGAGGCGCTGGCGCGCGCGATCAACGCGGGCGACGCGGCGCGCGCGCTCGAGATCGTCGCCGATCCCGCGTACCCCGACGTGACGCGCGTCGATCCGGCGCGCGACCAGGCGCTGTCGCCCGCGCTCGAAGCGCAGGTGATGGATGGCTTCGCGCCCTACTTCGAGGCGTCGGATGCGGGCGAGCGCCTGCGGGCGCTCGAGCGCTTCCGCGTGCTGTGCGCGCACCGCCGCGGACCGCACGGCGTCGAGACCGCCAACTCCGAGATCGAGAGCGCGCTCGCGACCGCGGGGCGCATCGAGCGCGGCGGCGGCGCGACCTACGCCGGACGCCCGATCATCGTGACGCGCAACGACTACCAGCTCGAGCTCTTCAACGGCGACGTCGGCACGATCGTCGAGGTCGGCGGCCGCAAGCTCGCGTTCTTCGCCGCCGCCGACGGCGCGCAGCGCCTGCTGTCGCCGGCGCGGCTGCCGCCGCACGAGACGGTGTTCGCGATGACGGTGCACAAGAGCCAGGGCTCGGAGTTCGACCGGGTCGCGGTGCTGCTCGGCGACCGTCCGTCTCCGCTGATGACGCGCGAGCTGCTGTACACGGCGGTGACGCGCGCGCGCCAGTCGGTCGTGCTGCACGCGACCGAGGAGGTGATCGCGGCGGCGGTCGCGCGCCCGACCGAGCGCGCCTCGGGGCTGCGCGACGCGCTGCGCGGCTAG
- the recB gene encoding exodeoxyribonuclease V subunit beta: MKPLDPLAVPLGGTTLIEASAGTGKTWTLAMLYLRLLLERRLEVGQILVVTYTNAATAELRDRVRNRLREAVAYFEHVEAGDERPGGRGDDDPLAVLAARCAAEGGLADARKHLASALRSFDEAAIFTIHGFCQRILLENAFESGAPFEAELLTDESPLRSEVVKDFWVRALHDAPPLLVRCASAHQATPSDLAHLAGKVLAHRDMPVVPDDACRPPREEIERACAEWQQAVDEAARIWSASRDDVQELLVSGALRGKVYRKDRVASWCAALDAFLTTASDGVPGACDKLFRFTTEELRKNTAQGRTTPEHPLFAACDRVCAAEQRFAELAKAWFLGLKRELVDDVRREVERRHEAANTQSFDDLLYRLRDALLRPVTGRALAAQIRERFRAALIDEFQDTDPVQYAIFREVYEGSGQPLFLIGDPKQAIYAFRGADVFTYVDAKRDAGARAHTLDTNHRSTPRLVDGVNTLFSRARAPFLFDEIPYTKVKARQGTRAELRGEIAARPPLELLVLTPPPDAKNGRTNKGWVNRRVPRLIAGEIVRLLASDATIGDRPLHAGDVAVLCRTNRQAMAVQEALRACGVPSVRQGDDSVFESEEAEDIERVLRAIAEPGDPRLLRAALATRLIGLDAPALAGLQADEARWDDWAAHLREWLDTWTNHGFMAAFRRLLDVCQVQQRLLALEDGERRLTNVLHVAELLQAASREAHRGPLALVDWLTLMRTDEAARAELASESMQIRLESDEKAVQLVTIHRSKGLEYGVVFCPFTWDGTSLYEEDKRWIRFHDEERRLRLDIGSERREQHKEQAKIEALAENLRLLYVAVTRARHRCTLVWGNVNYNEDAPLGYLLHQAPGIEDGLELLEATRERLKTLDQATLLADLRELERHAGGAIEVREATMHGEVERRPLAAEATAALAPLPTFEDTLDLTWRVSSFSGLAASGGRIGHQAEEGLDHDATSDADPPLPPGVARGPEAVALHELPRGARTGELLHAILEHADFRERDPDALGAVVQNELRRYGIEARWQPVLVEALLDVLATPLDARRSFALCDVAPERRLNELQFLLPVDSAFDRARLADCFARHAGRSYPADYPARIRKLGFHALQGFLGGFIDLVFEHQGRWYVVDYKSNFLGPRAEHYRAHLLPQVMSLHHYYLQYHLYVLALHRHLAARLPGYDYERDFGGVYYLFLRGMSARHELGCGIFHDRPSAALIEDLSRLIGGAPLAAEAPHGGER, from the coding sequence GTGAAGCCGCTCGACCCGCTCGCGGTGCCGCTCGGCGGCACGACGCTGATCGAAGCCAGCGCCGGCACCGGCAAGACCTGGACGCTCGCCATGCTCTATCTGCGGCTGCTGCTCGAGCGCCGCCTCGAGGTGGGCCAGATCCTGGTCGTCACCTACACCAACGCCGCGACCGCCGAGCTGCGCGACCGCGTGCGCAACCGGTTGCGCGAGGCGGTCGCGTACTTCGAGCACGTCGAGGCGGGCGACGAGCGTCCGGGCGGACGCGGCGACGACGACCCGCTCGCCGTCCTCGCCGCGCGCTGCGCCGCCGAAGGCGGGCTCGCCGACGCGCGCAAGCACCTCGCGAGCGCGCTGCGCAGCTTCGACGAGGCCGCGATCTTCACGATCCACGGCTTCTGCCAGCGCATCCTGCTCGAGAACGCGTTCGAGAGCGGCGCGCCGTTCGAGGCCGAGCTGCTCACCGACGAGAGCCCCCTGCGCAGCGAGGTCGTCAAGGACTTCTGGGTGCGCGCGCTGCACGACGCGCCGCCGCTTCTCGTGCGCTGCGCGAGCGCGCACCAGGCGACGCCGAGCGACCTCGCGCACCTTGCCGGCAAGGTGCTCGCGCACCGCGACATGCCGGTCGTGCCCGACGACGCGTGCCGTCCGCCGCGCGAGGAGATCGAGCGCGCGTGCGCGGAGTGGCAGCAGGCGGTCGACGAGGCGGCGCGCATCTGGAGCGCGTCGCGCGACGACGTCCAGGAGCTGCTGGTGTCCGGCGCGCTGCGCGGAAAGGTGTACCGCAAGGATCGGGTGGCGAGCTGGTGCGCCGCACTCGACGCCTTCCTGACGACGGCGAGCGACGGGGTGCCGGGCGCCTGCGACAAGCTCTTCCGCTTCACCACCGAGGAGCTGCGCAAGAATACGGCGCAGGGGCGAACCACGCCCGAGCACCCGCTGTTCGCCGCCTGCGATCGCGTGTGCGCGGCCGAGCAGCGCTTCGCCGAGCTCGCCAAGGCGTGGTTCCTCGGCCTCAAGCGCGAGCTGGTCGACGACGTCCGGCGCGAGGTCGAGCGCCGGCACGAGGCCGCGAACACGCAGTCCTTCGACGACCTGCTCTACCGCCTGCGCGACGCGCTCCTGCGTCCGGTCACCGGCCGCGCGCTCGCCGCACAGATCCGCGAGCGCTTCCGCGCCGCGCTGATCGACGAGTTCCAGGACACCGACCCCGTGCAGTACGCGATCTTCCGCGAGGTCTACGAGGGCAGCGGCCAGCCGCTCTTCCTGATCGGCGACCCGAAGCAGGCGATCTACGCCTTCCGCGGCGCGGACGTCTTCACCTACGTCGACGCGAAGCGCGACGCCGGCGCGCGCGCGCACACGCTCGACACCAACCATCGCTCGACCCCGCGGCTCGTCGACGGGGTCAACACGCTCTTCTCGCGCGCCCGCGCGCCGTTCCTGTTCGACGAGATCCCGTACACGAAGGTCAAGGCGCGCCAGGGCACGCGCGCCGAGCTGCGCGGCGAGATCGCGGCGCGCCCGCCGCTCGAGCTGCTCGTCCTCACGCCGCCGCCCGACGCGAAGAACGGACGCACGAACAAGGGCTGGGTGAACCGGCGCGTGCCGCGCCTGATCGCGGGCGAGATCGTCCGGCTGCTCGCCTCCGACGCGACGATCGGCGACCGCCCGCTGCACGCCGGCGACGTCGCGGTCCTGTGCCGCACGAACCGTCAAGCAATGGCGGTGCAGGAGGCCCTGCGCGCGTGCGGCGTGCCGAGCGTCCGCCAGGGCGACGACAGCGTCTTCGAGTCCGAGGAGGCGGAGGACATCGAGCGCGTGCTGCGCGCGATCGCCGAGCCGGGCGATCCGCGGCTGCTGCGCGCGGCGCTGGCGACGCGCCTGATCGGACTCGACGCGCCGGCGCTCGCCGGGCTGCAGGCGGACGAAGCGCGCTGGGACGACTGGGCCGCTCATCTGCGCGAATGGCTCGACACCTGGACGAACCACGGCTTCATGGCGGCCTTCCGCCGCCTGCTCGACGTCTGCCAGGTGCAGCAGCGGTTGCTCGCGCTCGAGGACGGCGAGCGGCGCTTGACCAACGTGCTGCACGTCGCCGAGCTGCTGCAGGCGGCGTCGCGCGAGGCGCACCGCGGTCCGCTCGCGCTCGTCGACTGGCTGACGCTGATGCGCACCGACGAGGCGGCGCGCGCCGAGCTCGCGAGCGAGTCGATGCAGATCCGCCTCGAGAGCGACGAGAAGGCGGTGCAGCTCGTCACCATCCACCGCTCCAAGGGCCTCGAGTACGGCGTCGTCTTCTGCCCGTTCACCTGGGACGGGACCAGCTTGTACGAGGAGGACAAGCGCTGGATCCGCTTCCACGACGAGGAGCGCAGGCTGCGCCTCGACATCGGCTCGGAGCGCCGCGAGCAGCACAAGGAGCAGGCGAAGATCGAGGCGCTCGCCGAGAACCTGCGGCTGCTCTACGTCGCCGTGACCCGCGCGCGCCACCGCTGCACGCTGGTCTGGGGCAACGTCAATTACAACGAGGACGCCCCGCTCGGCTACCTGCTGCACCAGGCGCCGGGCATCGAGGACGGGCTCGAGCTGCTCGAGGCGACGCGCGAGCGCCTGAAGACGCTCGACCAGGCGACGCTGCTCGCCGATCTGCGCGAGCTCGAGCGTCACGCCGGCGGCGCGATCGAGGTGCGCGAGGCGACGATGCACGGCGAGGTCGAGCGCCGGCCGCTCGCCGCCGAAGCGACCGCCGCGCTCGCGCCGCTGCCGACCTTCGAGGACACCCTCGACCTGACGTGGCGCGTCTCGAGCTTCTCCGGGCTCGCCGCGTCCGGCGGCCGCATTGGCCACCAGGCGGAGGAAGGCCTCGACCACGACGCGACCTCGGACGCCGATCCGCCGCTGCCGCCCGGCGTCGCGCGCGGCCCCGAGGCGGTCGCGCTGCACGAGCTGCCGCGCGGCGCGCGCACGGGCGAGCTGCTGCACGCGATCCTGGAGCACGCGGACTTCCGCGAGCGCGATCCCGACGCGCTCGGCGCCGTCGTGCAGAACGAGCTACGGCGCTACGGCATCGAGGCGCGCTGGCAACCGGTGCTCGTCGAGGCGTTGCTCGACGTGCTCGCGACACCGCTCGACGCGCGGCGCTCGTTCGCGCTGTGCGACGTCGCGCCGGAGCGCCGGCTCAACGAGCTCCAGTTCCTGCTGCCGGTCGACTCCGCGTTCGACCGCGCGCGGCTCGCCGACTGCTTCGCGCGCCACGCCGGCCGCTCGTACCCGGCCGACTACCCCGCGCGCATCCGCAAGCTCGGCTTTCACGCGCTGCAGGGCTTCCTCGGCGGCTTCATCGACCTGGTCTTCGAGCACCAGGGGCGCTGGTACGTGGTCGACTACAAGTCGAACTTCCTGGGACCGCGCGCCGAGCACTACCGCGCCCACCTGCTGCCGCAGGTGATGTCGCTGCACCACTACTACCTGCAGTACCACCTCTACGTGCTCGCCCTGCACCGTCACCTCGCGGCGCGGCTGCCGGGCTACGACTACGAGCGCGACTTCGGCGGCGTCTACTACCTCTTCCTGCGCGGCATGTCGGCGAGACACGAGCTCGGCTGCGGTATCTTCCACGACCGCCCGAGCGCCGCGCTGATCGAGGATCTGTCGCGTCTGATCGGCGGTGCGCCGCTCGCAGCGGAGGCGCCGCACGGAGGCGAGCGGTGA
- the recC gene encoding exodeoxyribonuclease V subunit gamma, which produces MHVHRSNRTEKLVDVLCEVVARPLASPFAQETIVVQGRGMERWLAMQLARRLGVWANPDFPFPRRLIERAFAAAAGADESAGAVYEPETLTWAVADLLPQHLEHPAFEPIRSYLASDERGLRRLQLAQRIAATFDQYVVFRPDMVLRWESGAEEHWQAILWRALVERLGPHHLAAREERFRRRLEQIDRLEGFPERVSLFGLSTLPPLYVRVLFALSRVVEVHLFVLSPSREYWAEIRSASEIRRAVERAPGDVTEEELHLREGNPLLASLGRLGRDFQAVLEAGGDYVEDDTDLYVDPGTGSMLATLQSDILNLLERRHTAPEGREHERRPALPLDPNDRTIAVHSCHSPMREVEVLHDQLVALFQEMPGLQPRDVVVMTPSIELYAPLIEAVFGEVDTRPRIPYRIADRGSRATDEIADAFARLLEVLDGRMPASDVLDLLRITAIRERFGIEAEEVDVVREWVAEAGIRWGIDAAHRRAHGQPEIAQNTWRFGLDRLLLGYAMPGEERRTFAGTLPYDDVEGSAGVLLGKVADFCTTLFRFHDELSAPRTLDEWRDDLGRLLDAMVASDDRTADQHHTIRKALESLAKRARSVGFTDPLSFDAARDLVRSEIAEARTARGFLSGGVTFCELVPMRAIPFRVVCLLGMNGDAFPRVRRPLGFDLVARHPRRGDRSAREDDRYLFLEALLSARDRLWISYVGQSVRDNTELPPSVVVSELLDTLGESFVVPDDGASANDDPNELPSERAQRRIRERVVVRHPLQPFSPRYFSGEEPRLVSYAAAYYRGAQALVGPRQPTPRFVPAPLAAEAPREVTVDELVRFFEQPARTFLQRRLLLSLGKEAEPLDNREPLELDQLDRWEIGQQVLARVLEGEDPEDALTILRGKGLLPLGVPGDCVYRELVPEVVEIAQRARRATAGEPLPPFEIDAELDGVRITGRIGELYARGHVRVQFSRLGGRSEVVTWIRHLLIDAFAPASYPRCTAIVGRPSGNGGAYEVWFGAPPDARELLRRLLALYRIGAMVPLPFFPRTSRVYVAALRGAKPKEPAQALEDARRAWESEKGDASYERQDQYNRLAFMGCDPLESAVVVPDLDQPLTFATVAEEVLGPLLDHRKEASS; this is translated from the coding sequence GTGCACGTCCACCGCAGCAACCGCACCGAGAAGCTCGTCGACGTCCTCTGCGAGGTGGTGGCGCGTCCGCTCGCGAGCCCGTTCGCGCAGGAGACGATCGTCGTCCAGGGCCGCGGCATGGAGCGCTGGCTCGCGATGCAGCTCGCGCGCCGCCTCGGCGTCTGGGCGAATCCGGACTTCCCCTTCCCGCGCCGCCTGATCGAGCGCGCCTTCGCGGCGGCCGCGGGCGCCGACGAGTCCGCCGGCGCGGTCTACGAGCCCGAGACGCTGACCTGGGCGGTCGCGGACCTGCTGCCGCAGCACCTCGAGCACCCGGCCTTCGAGCCGATCCGCAGCTACCTCGCGTCCGACGAGCGCGGGCTGCGCCGTCTGCAGCTCGCGCAGCGCATCGCCGCCACCTTCGACCAATACGTCGTCTTCCGCCCCGACATGGTGCTGCGCTGGGAGAGCGGCGCCGAGGAGCACTGGCAGGCGATCCTCTGGCGCGCGCTGGTCGAGCGCCTCGGCCCGCACCACCTCGCGGCGCGCGAGGAGCGCTTCCGGCGCCGGCTCGAGCAGATCGACCGGCTCGAAGGCTTCCCCGAGCGCGTCAGCCTGTTCGGGCTCTCGACGCTGCCGCCGCTCTACGTGCGCGTGCTGTTCGCGCTGTCGCGCGTGGTCGAGGTGCACCTCTTCGTGCTGAGCCCGTCGCGCGAGTACTGGGCGGAGATCCGCTCGGCGTCCGAGATTCGCCGCGCCGTCGAGCGCGCGCCCGGCGACGTCACCGAGGAGGAGCTGCACCTGCGCGAGGGCAACCCGCTGCTCGCCTCGCTCGGACGCCTCGGCCGCGACTTCCAAGCGGTGCTGGAAGCGGGCGGCGACTACGTCGAGGACGACACCGACCTCTACGTCGACCCGGGAACCGGCAGCATGCTCGCGACGCTGCAGTCGGACATCCTGAACCTGCTCGAGCGCCGCCACACGGCTCCCGAAGGACGCGAGCACGAGCGCCGCCCCGCGCTGCCGCTCGACCCGAACGACCGCACGATCGCCGTCCACTCGTGCCACTCGCCGATGCGCGAGGTCGAGGTGCTGCACGACCAGCTCGTCGCGCTGTTCCAGGAGATGCCGGGCCTGCAGCCGCGCGACGTCGTCGTCATGACGCCGTCGATCGAGCTCTACGCGCCGCTCATCGAGGCGGTGTTCGGCGAGGTCGACACCCGGCCGCGCATCCCGTACCGCATCGCGGATCGCGGCTCGCGCGCGACCGACGAGATCGCGGACGCTTTCGCGCGGCTGCTCGAGGTGCTCGACGGCCGCATGCCCGCGTCCGACGTGCTCGACCTGCTGCGCATCACGGCGATCCGCGAGCGCTTCGGCATCGAGGCCGAGGAGGTCGACGTCGTGCGCGAGTGGGTCGCCGAGGCGGGCATCCGCTGGGGCATCGACGCCGCGCACCGTCGCGCGCACGGCCAGCCGGAGATCGCGCAGAACACCTGGCGCTTCGGCCTCGACCGCCTGCTGCTCGGCTACGCGATGCCGGGCGAGGAGCGCCGGACGTTCGCCGGCACCCTGCCCTACGACGACGTCGAGGGCAGCGCGGGCGTGCTGCTCGGCAAGGTCGCGGATTTTTGCACGACGCTGTTCCGCTTCCACGACGAGCTGTCCGCGCCCCGCACGCTCGACGAGTGGCGCGACGACCTCGGGCGGCTGCTCGATGCCATGGTGGCGAGCGACGACCGCACGGCGGATCAGCACCACACGATCCGCAAGGCGCTCGAGAGCCTCGCCAAGCGCGCGCGCAGCGTCGGCTTCACCGATCCGCTGTCGTTCGATGCGGCGCGCGACCTCGTGCGCAGCGAGATCGCCGAAGCGCGCACCGCGCGCGGCTTCCTCTCCGGCGGCGTGACCTTCTGCGAGCTCGTGCCGATGCGCGCGATCCCGTTCCGCGTCGTCTGCCTGCTCGGCATGAACGGCGACGCCTTCCCGCGCGTGCGCCGCCCGCTCGGCTTCGACCTGGTCGCGCGGCACCCGCGGCGCGGCGACCGCTCGGCGCGCGAGGACGACCGCTACCTGTTCCTCGAGGCGCTGCTCTCGGCGCGCGACCGTCTGTGGATCAGCTACGTCGGGCAGAGCGTGCGCGACAACACCGAGCTGCCGCCGTCGGTGGTGGTGAGCGAGCTACTCGACACGCTCGGCGAGTCCTTCGTCGTCCCCGACGACGGCGCGTCGGCAAACGACGATCCGAACGAGCTGCCCTCGGAGCGCGCGCAGCGCCGCATTCGCGAGCGCGTGGTCGTGCGCCATCCGCTGCAGCCGTTCAGCCCGCGCTACTTCAGCGGCGAGGAGCCGCGTCTGGTGAGCTACGCCGCCGCGTACTACCGCGGCGCGCAGGCGCTCGTCGGGCCGCGCCAGCCGACGCCGCGCTTCGTCCCGGCGCCGCTCGCGGCCGAGGCGCCGCGCGAGGTGACGGTCGACGAGCTGGTGCGCTTCTTCGAGCAGCCGGCGCGCACGTTCCTGCAGCGCCGGCTGCTGTTGTCGCTCGGCAAGGAGGCCGAGCCGCTCGACAACCGCGAGCCGCTCGAGCTCGACCAGCTCGACCGCTGGGAGATCGGTCAGCAGGTGCTGGCCCGCGTCCTCGAGGGCGAGGATCCGGAGGACGCGCTGACGATCCTGCGCGGCAAGGGTCTGTTGCCGCTCGGCGTGCCCGGCGACTGCGTGTACCGCGAGCTCGTTCCCGAGGTCGTGGAGATCGCGCAGCGCGCGCGGCGCGCGACGGCCGGCGAGCCGCTGCCGCCCTTCGAGATCGACGCCGAGCTCGACGGCGTGCGGATCACCGGACGCATCGGCGAGCTGTACGCGCGCGGCCACGTGCGCGTGCAGTTCTCGCGTCTCGGCGGCCGCAGCGAGGTCGTCACGTGGATCCGCCATCTGCTGATCGACGCCTTCGCGCCCGCGAGCTACCCGCGCTGCACGGCGATCGTCGGCCGGCCGAGCGGCAACGGCGGCGCCTACGAGGTGTGGTTCGGCGCGCCGCCCGACGCGCGCGAGCTGCTGCGGCGGCTGCTCGCGCTCTACCGCATCGGCGCGATGGTCCCGCTGCCGTTCTTTCCGCGCACGTCGCGCGTCTACGTCGCCGCGCTGCGAGGCGCGAAGCCGAAGGAGCCGGCGCAGGCGCTCGAAGACGCGCGCCGCGCCTGGGAGAGCGAGAAAGGCGACGCCAGCTACGAGCGTCAAGACCAATACAACCGGCTCGCGTTCATGGGCTGCGACCCGCTCGAGTCCGCGGTGGTGGTGCCGGACCTCGACCAGCCGCTGACCTTCGCGACCGTCGCCGAGGAAGTGCTCGGTCCGCTGCTCGACCACCGCAAGGAGGCGTCGTCGTGA
- a CDS encoding PaaI family thioesterase: MAHDQSSETTATLPSFHMGFDSAMGFRILHADRDRVEVEYEVGDQHRQPYGIVHGGVHCGVIESTCSTGAALDAMSRGQSVVGLDNHTSFVRAVRSGKIRVVATPVTRGRRTQLWEATARDEQGRVVATGRVRLLCLDAGTELAGEKLPSRG, translated from the coding sequence ATGGCGCACGACCAGAGCTCTGAGACCACCGCGACGCTGCCGAGCTTCCACATGGGCTTCGACAGCGCCATGGGTTTCCGGATCCTGCACGCCGACCGCGACCGCGTCGAGGTGGAGTACGAGGTCGGCGATCAGCACCGCCAGCCGTACGGCATCGTGCACGGCGGCGTGCACTGCGGCGTGATCGAGAGCACGTGCTCGACCGGCGCCGCGCTCGACGCGATGTCGCGCGGGCAGAGCGTCGTCGGGCTCGACAACCACACGAGCTTCGTGCGCGCGGTGCGCAGCGGCAAGATCCGGGTGGTCGCGACGCCGGTGACGCGCGGACGACGCACCCAGCTCTGGGAAGCGACCGCGCGCGACGAGCAAGGTCGCGTGGTCGCGACCGGGCGCGTGCGGCTCCTCTGCCTGGACGCGGGAACGGAGCTCGCCGGCGAGAAGCTGCCGTCGCGCGGCTGA